Proteins encoded within one genomic window of Legionella sp. PC997:
- a CDS encoding ATP-binding protein, producing the protein MQDAKLPSNIKSSTWYVSAMEHLVKVVQDLSQANDIQAITEIVRHAARELTGADGATFVLREDNCCYYVEENAIGPLWKGKRFPMETCISGWVMLHQELAVIEDIYCDPRIPQDAYRPTFVKSLAMVPIRREDPIGAIGNYWAKKRLPTPEELHILQALADTTSVALKNAHLYIDLNKHIETIREREAHARAQRDTLEIFTRALAHDLREPARTMSSFVDVIAQEQPHFSGRVADYFQHIYNASKRMLTLIDTVFNYMQLDQFKKECREECDMNEVIEEVSKNLDYLIREKNVHIIAEKVPHVSANRTQMIQLMQNLISNAIYYNENIPEISISAIPKKQFVEFHVSDNGLGIEAKDHELIFQPFKRATFISKGSGLGLAICSKILELHGGTITCKSKLEGGTIFSFTLPCALKIKRRRKVKNISASPVNIPITTLANILFVDDLKEDLEFTKIILERARIKFNLFIAQSGTDALNLLHDQCARNNPIDLIFLDINLPGMDGFEILKQIQTDKELNKTPVIMCTGSDYSKDREKSAALGAAGYLIKPIEKKSLHDLIDTLAAVRCCPTDEGYIIIRNEVIVS; encoded by the coding sequence ATGCAGGATGCCAAATTACCTTCTAACATTAAATCTTCTACTTGGTATGTTTCAGCAATGGAACATTTGGTTAAGGTCGTACAGGATTTATCTCAGGCAAATGATATTCAAGCGATCACCGAAATTGTACGCCATGCTGCCCGCGAACTTACGGGAGCAGATGGTGCAACATTTGTCCTAAGGGAGGACAACTGTTGTTACTATGTGGAGGAAAATGCGATCGGTCCATTATGGAAAGGTAAACGTTTTCCAATGGAAACCTGCATCAGTGGTTGGGTTATGCTGCATCAAGAATTAGCCGTCATTGAGGATATCTATTGTGATCCGCGAATTCCACAAGATGCATATCGACCTACATTTGTTAAGAGTTTGGCAATGGTCCCTATACGAAGAGAGGATCCGATAGGTGCTATTGGTAATTACTGGGCTAAAAAACGTCTACCCACGCCAGAAGAGCTCCATATTTTACAAGCACTAGCAGATACCACATCGGTTGCACTGAAAAATGCCCACCTTTACATTGATCTCAATAAACATATAGAAACCATACGCGAGCGGGAGGCGCATGCCCGAGCACAACGAGATACCCTCGAGATTTTTACTCGTGCGTTAGCACATGATCTAAGAGAACCTGCACGAACCATGAGTTCTTTCGTTGACGTTATTGCCCAAGAACAACCTCATTTTTCGGGTAGGGTCGCTGATTATTTTCAGCATATTTACAATGCCAGTAAACGTATGTTGACGCTTATCGATACCGTTTTTAATTACATGCAGCTTGATCAATTTAAAAAAGAATGTAGAGAAGAATGTGATATGAATGAGGTAATCGAAGAAGTTTCAAAAAACCTTGACTACCTCATTCGAGAAAAAAATGTGCATATTATTGCCGAAAAGGTTCCTCATGTAAGTGCAAATCGAACCCAAATGATCCAATTAATGCAAAATTTAATTAGCAATGCCATTTATTATAATGAAAATATTCCCGAAATTTCCATTTCGGCAATCCCCAAAAAACAATTTGTAGAGTTTCACGTATCGGATAATGGTTTAGGTATTGAGGCTAAAGACCATGAGCTCATTTTTCAGCCATTTAAACGCGCTACTTTTATAAGTAAGGGGTCTGGGTTAGGGTTAGCGATATGTTCCAAAATTTTAGAATTGCATGGTGGAACTATAACGTGTAAATCCAAACTTGAAGGAGGAACCATATTTTCCTTTACTCTCCCCTGTGCTCTAAAGATAAAGAGACGAAGAAAAGTAAAGAACATCTCAGCGAGCCCAGTTAATATACCTATTACTACCTTGGCTAATATTTTATTTGTAGATGATCTTAAAGAAGATCTAGAGTTCACTAAAATTATTTTAGAGCGCGCGCGTATAAAATTTAATCTATTTATAGCGCAAAGCGGCACAGATGCACTTAATCTATTACATGACCAATGCGCTCGCAATAATCCGATTGATTTGATATTTCTTGATATCAACTTGCCGGGGATGGATGGGTTCGAAATTTTGAAACAAATTCAAACGGATAAAGAGCTCAATAAAACGCCAGTCATAATGTGCACCGGATCAGATTATAGTAAAGACAGAGAAAAATCTGCCGCACTAGGAGCCGCAGGCTATCTAATCAAGCCAATTGAAAAAAAATCCTTGCATGACCTAATCGATACCCTAGCTGCAGTAAGATGTTGTCCAACAGATGAGGGGTACATTATTATTCGCAATGAGGTAATTGTTTCATGA